One segment of Alnus glutinosa chromosome 2, dhAlnGlut1.1, whole genome shotgun sequence DNA contains the following:
- the LOC133859667 gene encoding probable WRKY transcription factor 3 has translation MAKKDDYGRISAPAPAPARPTITLPPRPSMETIFTGGAGASPGPMTLVSSFFSDNYADGGDYRSFSQLLAGAMASPLARPSFFTDNSTDGSSNELGSDMGSGFKQSRPMNLVVARSPLFTIPPGLSPSGLLNSPGFFPPQSPFGMSHQQALAQVTAQAALAQSHHIHMQTEYQPSSVAAPTESHNPSYNLSGASQQQMAPSTSDPRSSMMESSEASHADRKYQPPSAAIDKPADDGFNWRKYGQKQVKGSEYPRSYYKCTHLNCPVKKKVERSLDGQITEIIYKGQHNHEQPTRRAKEGGDINGNINSQAKPDLGLQSQAGNWNNSSERLPAYSVPDGDQESTQAAPSQLPGSSDSEEDGDVETRGEGDDDEPNPKRRITDAVTSGVPLSHKTVTESKIIVQTRSEVDLLDDGYRWRKYGQKVVKGNPHPRSYYKCTNAGCNVRKHVERASTDAKAVITTYEGKHNHDVPAARNSSHNTGNRIVPQKVVAEKHPLLKEMDFGNNDQRPVLLQLKEEQITV, from the exons atggcAAAGAAGGACGATTATGGGAGAATTTCAGCGCCAGCGCCAGCACCAGCGCGTCCTACGATAACGCTACCACCGCGTCCATCCATGGAGACCATCTTCACGGGTGGGGCCGGAGCGAGCCCGGGACCCATGACTCTGGTGTCCAGCTTCTTCTCCGACAACTACGCGGACGGAGGAGATTACCGGTCCTTCTCTCAGCTACTTGCTGGAGCCATGGCCTCTCCGCTCGCCAGGCCCAGCTTCTTTACCGACAATTCCACCGACGGTTCTTCCAATGAACTGGGTTCCGATATGGGTTCTGGGTTTAAGCAGAGTAGGCCCATGAATTTGGTGGTTGCTCGTTCACCATTGTTCACAATTCCACCTGGGTTGAGCCCCTCTGGCTTGCTCAACTCGCCTGGGTTCTTTCCGCCGCAG AGCCCCTTTGGAATGTCCCACCAGCAAGCCTTGGCGCAGGTTACAGCTCAAGCTGCACTAGCCCAATCTCATCATATTCACATGCAAACTGAATATCAACCTTCTTCAGTAGCAGCTCCTACAGAGTCGCATAATCCATCATATAATCTAAGTGGAGCTTCACAGCAGCAGATGGCACCCTCAACATCAGACCCCAGAAGTTCCATGATGGAATCATCAGAAGCCTCTCATGCTGATAGGAAATACCAACCTCCTTCCGCTGCAATTGATAAGCCTGCTGATGATGGCTTCAACTGGCGTAAGTATGGGCAGAAGCAGGTTAAAGGCAGTGAGTATCCACGAAGCTATTATAAATGTACACATCTGAATTGCCCTGTCAAAAAAAAGGTTGAGCGTTCTCTAGATGGCCAAATAACTGAAATTATCTACAAAGGCCAGCATAATCATGAACAACCCACTAGGCGTGCAAAAGAAGGTGGTGATATAAATGGAAATATAAATTCTCAAGCTAAGCCAGATCTGGGTTTGCAAAGTCAGGCTGGAAACTGGAACAACTCAAGTGAAAGGCTACCAGCTTATTCAGTTCCTGACGGGGATCAGGAATCTACTCAAGCTGCACCTAGTCAATTACCTGGATCAAGTGACAGTGAGGAAGACGGCGATGTTGAAACAAGAGGAGAGGGGGATGATGATGAGCCAAATCCGAAGAGAAG GATCACAGATGCTGTGACATCTGGCGTACCTTTGTCACACAAGACTGTAACAGAATCAAAAATCATCGTGCAAACAAGAAGTGAAGTTGATCTTTTAGATGATGGCTACCGATGGCGCAAGTATGGGCAGAAGGTGGTCAAAGGCAATCCCCATCCAAG GAGCTATTACAAATGCACTAATGCTGGATGCAATGTCCGTAAGCATGTTGAGAGAGCTTCGACAGACGCCAAAGCCGTCATAACTACATATGAGGGAAAGCACAATCACGATGTCCCAGCAGCTAGAAACAGCAGCCACAACACGGGCAACAGAATTGTACCGCAAAAGGTGGTGGCCGAGAAACATCCACTGCTTAAAGAGATGGATTTTGGAAATAATGACCAAAGACCAGTACTTCTACAGCTAAAGGAAGAGCAAATCACAGTGTAA
- the LOC133859660 gene encoding protein IMPAIRED IN BABA-INDUCED STERILITY 1-like isoform X3, with translation MGCISSKQAVRAAANANAAGSSPVSVHTTHSINNNNNNNGAAMTVVASRSLRNHSGALELDSVKIRKEEGSDDRSREVKKSKKDTSRSHSKSSFSFKLGFSHRHVQAEQAAAGWPTWLTAAAAEAINGWIPLRADSFEKLEKIGQGTYSSVFRAREVESGRMVALKKVRVDNFQPESIRFMAREIMILRRLDHPNIMKLEGLITSRLSSSIYLVFEYMEHDLAGLVSSPDVKFSESQIKCYMTQLLCGIEHCHLRGIMHRDVKTSNILVNNDGILKLGDFGLANVVSLKSKQPLTSRVVTLWYRPPELLMGSTSYGVSVDLWSVGCVFAELLIRKPLLKGRTEVEQLHKIFKLVGSPPDEFWKKSKLPQAAMFKPLHNYECCLSEKCRDFPTTAVKLIETLLCVEPHKRGTASSALMSEYFNTKPFACEPSSLPKYAPSKEIDAKNREDGRRLREPAASRKPRRVRKTLQEANSNSKLASKEETQDHAQLAQRSNGSDAHIPKRRGVFVRGEALKPSLDTMSETSQMINPSQGDSGYSGPAQVSGSTGFTWAKRRKEDATSTISDGSKSKISALDPYFAKSSYVTKKENDLLCRAVANSIESAKFAMKRQQRHLDRPDSFDSSETYHSPDVSPVFSQIGETDALSPKSNAGGKSRGGHIEFSGPLLHQPHKFDELLHKNEGHIRRTVRRSRFERDT, from the exons ATGGGTTGCATTAGCTCGAAGCAGGCGGTCCGGGCAGCTGCCAACGCTAATGCGGCGGGTTCCTCCCCTGTTTCCGTTCACACGACGCACAgcatcaacaacaacaataacaataatggcGCGGCCATGACTGTGGTGGCCTCACGCTCGCTGAGGAACCATTCTGGGGCGTTGGAGTTGGATAGCGTTAAGATTAGGAAAGAAGAGGGATCAGATGATCGGAGCCGCGAGGTGAAGAAGTCGAAGAAGGATACCTCTCGTTCGCATTCGAAGAGCTCCTTCAGCTTCAAGCTCGGGTTCTCTCACAGGCACGTGCAGGCCGAGCAGGCCGCCGCCGGGTGGCCCACTTGGCTCACCGCTGCCGCAGCCGAGGCCATCAATGGTTGGATCCCTCTCAGAGCTGATTCTTTTGAGAAATTGGAGAAG ATCGGACAAGGTACGTACAGCAGCGTGTTTCGAGCGCGAGAAGTTGAAAGTGGGAGGATGGTTGCACTGAAGAAGGTGCGAGTTGACAATTTTCAGCCAGAGAGCATAAGGTTTATGGCACGAGAAATAATGATTCTCCGCAGACTGGACCATCCAAACATCATGAAATTGGAGGGGCTTATTACTTCTCGATTATCAAGTAGCATATACCTTGTGTTTGAATACATGGAACACGATCTTGCAGGACTCGTATCCAGCCCTGATGTCAAATTTAGTGAATCACAG ATCAAGTGTTATATGACACAGCTATTATGTGGAATTGAGCACTGCCACTTACGAGGTATAATGCATCGAGACGTTAAAACATCcaatattttggtaaacaatgATGGGATTCTGAAATTGGGGGATTTTGGATTGGCAAATGTCGTTAGCCTAAAGAGCAAGCAACCTCTGACCAGTCGTGTGGTTACTTTATGGTATCGTCCTCCTGAACTTTTGATGGGGTCAACGAGTTATGGAGTATCGGTGGATCTCTGGAGTGTGGGCTGTGTATTTGCAGAACTTCTCATACGGAAGCCTCTCCTAAAAGGGAGAACTGAG GTTGAGCAATTACACAAAATTTTCAAGCTTGTTGGTTCTCCACCTGATGAGTTCTGGAAAAAGTCTAAACTTCCTCAAGCAGCTATGTTTAAACCTCTGCATAATTACGAATGCTGTCTCTCGGAGAAGTGTAGAGATTTTCCAACAACTGCTGTGAAACTAATAGAAACTTTGCTTTGCGTAGAACCTCATAAGCGTGGGACGGCATCCTCTGCCCTCATGTCTGAG TATTTCAACACAAAGCCCTTTGCATGTGAGCCATCAAGCTTGCCAAAGTATGCCCCTAGCAAGGAAATCGATGCGAAAAATCGTGAGGATGGACGAAG ATTGCGAGAGCCTGCAGCTTCAAGAAAGCCTAGAAGAGTCCGGAAAACTTTGCAAGAAGCAAACAGTAACAGTAAATTAGCATCAAAAGAg GAAACGCAAGATCATGCTCAACTTGCTCAGAGAAGCAATGGCAGTGATGCACATATTCCCAAACGAAGAGGTGTTTTTGTGCGTGGAGAGGCACTAAAGCCATCACTTGATACAATGTCAGAGACTTCCCAAATGATAAATCCTTCTCAAGGGGACAGTGGATATTCAGGCCCGGCACAAGTCTCAGGATCAACCGGGTTTACGTGGGCAAAAAGGCGAAAGGAGGACGCTACATCCACAATATCAGACGGATCAAAGAGCAAAATCAGTGCATTAGATCCATACTTTGCAAAATCATCTTACGTAACCAAAAAAGAGAATGATCTTTTATGCAGGGCTGTTGCCAATTCCATCGAGAGTGCCAAGTTTGCAATGAAGAGGCAGCAACGCCACCTTGACCGGCCGGATTCTTTCGACTCGTCTGAGACATACCATTCTCCTGACGTATCACCAGTATTTAGTCAAATAGGAGAAACAGATGCATTGAGCCCGAAATCCAATGCT GGTGGCAAAAGCAGAGGTGGCCACATTGAATTCTCAGGACCGTTGCTCCATCAACCACATAAATTTGATGAACTCCTGCATAAGAATGAAGGTCATATTCGTCGGACAGTTCGCAGATCAAGATTTGAAAGAG ATACCTGA
- the LOC133859660 gene encoding cyclin-dependent kinase C-2 C-like isoform X1 → MGCISSKQAVRAAANANAAGSSPVSVHTTHSINNNNNNNGAAMTVVASRSLRNHSGALELDSVKIRKEEGSDDRSREVKKSKKDTSRSHSKSSFSFKLGFSHRHVQAEQAAAGWPTWLTAAAAEAINGWIPLRADSFEKLEKIGQGTYSSVFRAREVESGRMVALKKVRVDNFQPESIRFMAREIMILRRLDHPNIMKLEGLITSRLSSSIYLVFEYMEHDLAGLVSSPDVKFSESQIKCYMTQLLCGIEHCHLRGIMHRDVKTSNILVNNDGILKLGDFGLANVVSLKSKQPLTSRVVTLWYRPPELLMGSTSYGVSVDLWSVGCVFAELLIRKPLLKGRTEVEQLHKIFKLVGSPPDEFWKKSKLPQAAMFKPLHNYECCLSEKCRDFPTTAVKLIETLLCVEPHKRGTASSALMSEYFNTKPFACEPSSLPKYAPSKEIDAKNREDGRRKKAGARLREPAASRKPRRVRKTLQEANSNSKLASKEETQDHAQLAQRSNGSDAHIPKRRGVFVRGEALKPSLDTMSETSQMINPSQGDSGYSGPAQVSGSTGFTWAKRRKEDATSTISDGSKSKISALDPYFAKSSYVTKKENDLLCRAVANSIESAKFAMKRQQRHLDRPDSFDSSETYHSPDVSPVFSQIGETDALSPKSNAGGKSRGGHIEFSGPLLHQPHKFDELLHKNEGHIRRTVRRSRFERDT, encoded by the exons ATGGGTTGCATTAGCTCGAAGCAGGCGGTCCGGGCAGCTGCCAACGCTAATGCGGCGGGTTCCTCCCCTGTTTCCGTTCACACGACGCACAgcatcaacaacaacaataacaataatggcGCGGCCATGACTGTGGTGGCCTCACGCTCGCTGAGGAACCATTCTGGGGCGTTGGAGTTGGATAGCGTTAAGATTAGGAAAGAAGAGGGATCAGATGATCGGAGCCGCGAGGTGAAGAAGTCGAAGAAGGATACCTCTCGTTCGCATTCGAAGAGCTCCTTCAGCTTCAAGCTCGGGTTCTCTCACAGGCACGTGCAGGCCGAGCAGGCCGCCGCCGGGTGGCCCACTTGGCTCACCGCTGCCGCAGCCGAGGCCATCAATGGTTGGATCCCTCTCAGAGCTGATTCTTTTGAGAAATTGGAGAAG ATCGGACAAGGTACGTACAGCAGCGTGTTTCGAGCGCGAGAAGTTGAAAGTGGGAGGATGGTTGCACTGAAGAAGGTGCGAGTTGACAATTTTCAGCCAGAGAGCATAAGGTTTATGGCACGAGAAATAATGATTCTCCGCAGACTGGACCATCCAAACATCATGAAATTGGAGGGGCTTATTACTTCTCGATTATCAAGTAGCATATACCTTGTGTTTGAATACATGGAACACGATCTTGCAGGACTCGTATCCAGCCCTGATGTCAAATTTAGTGAATCACAG ATCAAGTGTTATATGACACAGCTATTATGTGGAATTGAGCACTGCCACTTACGAGGTATAATGCATCGAGACGTTAAAACATCcaatattttggtaaacaatgATGGGATTCTGAAATTGGGGGATTTTGGATTGGCAAATGTCGTTAGCCTAAAGAGCAAGCAACCTCTGACCAGTCGTGTGGTTACTTTATGGTATCGTCCTCCTGAACTTTTGATGGGGTCAACGAGTTATGGAGTATCGGTGGATCTCTGGAGTGTGGGCTGTGTATTTGCAGAACTTCTCATACGGAAGCCTCTCCTAAAAGGGAGAACTGAG GTTGAGCAATTACACAAAATTTTCAAGCTTGTTGGTTCTCCACCTGATGAGTTCTGGAAAAAGTCTAAACTTCCTCAAGCAGCTATGTTTAAACCTCTGCATAATTACGAATGCTGTCTCTCGGAGAAGTGTAGAGATTTTCCAACAACTGCTGTGAAACTAATAGAAACTTTGCTTTGCGTAGAACCTCATAAGCGTGGGACGGCATCCTCTGCCCTCATGTCTGAG TATTTCAACACAAAGCCCTTTGCATGTGAGCCATCAAGCTTGCCAAAGTATGCCCCTAGCAAGGAAATCGATGCGAAAAATCGTGAGGATGGACGAAG GAAAAAGGCTGGTGCTAGATTGCGAGAGCCTGCAGCTTCAAGAAAGCCTAGAAGAGTCCGGAAAACTTTGCAAGAAGCAAACAGTAACAGTAAATTAGCATCAAAAGAg GAAACGCAAGATCATGCTCAACTTGCTCAGAGAAGCAATGGCAGTGATGCACATATTCCCAAACGAAGAGGTGTTTTTGTGCGTGGAGAGGCACTAAAGCCATCACTTGATACAATGTCAGAGACTTCCCAAATGATAAATCCTTCTCAAGGGGACAGTGGATATTCAGGCCCGGCACAAGTCTCAGGATCAACCGGGTTTACGTGGGCAAAAAGGCGAAAGGAGGACGCTACATCCACAATATCAGACGGATCAAAGAGCAAAATCAGTGCATTAGATCCATACTTTGCAAAATCATCTTACGTAACCAAAAAAGAGAATGATCTTTTATGCAGGGCTGTTGCCAATTCCATCGAGAGTGCCAAGTTTGCAATGAAGAGGCAGCAACGCCACCTTGACCGGCCGGATTCTTTCGACTCGTCTGAGACATACCATTCTCCTGACGTATCACCAGTATTTAGTCAAATAGGAGAAACAGATGCATTGAGCCCGAAATCCAATGCT GGTGGCAAAAGCAGAGGTGGCCACATTGAATTCTCAGGACCGTTGCTCCATCAACCACATAAATTTGATGAACTCCTGCATAAGAATGAAGGTCATATTCGTCGGACAGTTCGCAGATCAAGATTTGAAAGAG ATACCTGA
- the LOC133859660 gene encoding cyclin-dependent kinase C-2 C-like isoform X2, with amino-acid sequence MGCISSKQAVRAAANANAAGSSPVSVHTTHSINNNNNNNGAAMTVVASRSLRNHSGALELDSVKIRKEEGSDDRSREVKKSKKDTSRSHSKSSFSFKLGFSHRHVQAEQAAAGWPTWLTAAAAEAINGWIPLRADSFEKLEKIGQGTYSSVFRAREVESGRMVALKKVRVDNFQPESIRFMAREIMILRRLDHPNIMKLEGLITSRLSSSIYLVFEYMEHDLAGLVSSPDVKFSESQIKCYMTQLLCGIEHCHLRGIMHRDVKTSNILVNNDGILKLGDFGLANVVSLKSKQPLTSRVVTLWYRPPELLMGSTSYGVSVDLWSVGCVFAELLIRKPLLKGRTEVEQLHKIFKLVGSPPDEFWKKSKLPQAAMFKPLHNYECCLSEKCRDFPTTAVKLIETLLCVEPHKRGTASSALMSEYFNTKPFACEPSSLPKYAPSKEIDAKNREDGRRKKAGARLREPAASRKPRRVRKTLQEANSNSKLASKEETQDHAQLAQRSNGSDAHIPKRRGVFVRGEALKPSLDTMSETSQMINPSQGDSGYSGPAQVSGSTGFTWAKRRKEDATSTISDGSKSKISALDPYFAKSSYVTKKENDLLCRAVANSIESAKFAMKRQQRHLDRPDSFDSSETYHSPDVSPVFSQIGETDALSPKSNAGGKSRGGHIEFSGPLLHQPHKFDELLHKNEGHIRRTVRRSRFERD; translated from the exons ATGGGTTGCATTAGCTCGAAGCAGGCGGTCCGGGCAGCTGCCAACGCTAATGCGGCGGGTTCCTCCCCTGTTTCCGTTCACACGACGCACAgcatcaacaacaacaataacaataatggcGCGGCCATGACTGTGGTGGCCTCACGCTCGCTGAGGAACCATTCTGGGGCGTTGGAGTTGGATAGCGTTAAGATTAGGAAAGAAGAGGGATCAGATGATCGGAGCCGCGAGGTGAAGAAGTCGAAGAAGGATACCTCTCGTTCGCATTCGAAGAGCTCCTTCAGCTTCAAGCTCGGGTTCTCTCACAGGCACGTGCAGGCCGAGCAGGCCGCCGCCGGGTGGCCCACTTGGCTCACCGCTGCCGCAGCCGAGGCCATCAATGGTTGGATCCCTCTCAGAGCTGATTCTTTTGAGAAATTGGAGAAG ATCGGACAAGGTACGTACAGCAGCGTGTTTCGAGCGCGAGAAGTTGAAAGTGGGAGGATGGTTGCACTGAAGAAGGTGCGAGTTGACAATTTTCAGCCAGAGAGCATAAGGTTTATGGCACGAGAAATAATGATTCTCCGCAGACTGGACCATCCAAACATCATGAAATTGGAGGGGCTTATTACTTCTCGATTATCAAGTAGCATATACCTTGTGTTTGAATACATGGAACACGATCTTGCAGGACTCGTATCCAGCCCTGATGTCAAATTTAGTGAATCACAG ATCAAGTGTTATATGACACAGCTATTATGTGGAATTGAGCACTGCCACTTACGAGGTATAATGCATCGAGACGTTAAAACATCcaatattttggtaaacaatgATGGGATTCTGAAATTGGGGGATTTTGGATTGGCAAATGTCGTTAGCCTAAAGAGCAAGCAACCTCTGACCAGTCGTGTGGTTACTTTATGGTATCGTCCTCCTGAACTTTTGATGGGGTCAACGAGTTATGGAGTATCGGTGGATCTCTGGAGTGTGGGCTGTGTATTTGCAGAACTTCTCATACGGAAGCCTCTCCTAAAAGGGAGAACTGAG GTTGAGCAATTACACAAAATTTTCAAGCTTGTTGGTTCTCCACCTGATGAGTTCTGGAAAAAGTCTAAACTTCCTCAAGCAGCTATGTTTAAACCTCTGCATAATTACGAATGCTGTCTCTCGGAGAAGTGTAGAGATTTTCCAACAACTGCTGTGAAACTAATAGAAACTTTGCTTTGCGTAGAACCTCATAAGCGTGGGACGGCATCCTCTGCCCTCATGTCTGAG TATTTCAACACAAAGCCCTTTGCATGTGAGCCATCAAGCTTGCCAAAGTATGCCCCTAGCAAGGAAATCGATGCGAAAAATCGTGAGGATGGACGAAG GAAAAAGGCTGGTGCTAGATTGCGAGAGCCTGCAGCTTCAAGAAAGCCTAGAAGAGTCCGGAAAACTTTGCAAGAAGCAAACAGTAACAGTAAATTAGCATCAAAAGAg GAAACGCAAGATCATGCTCAACTTGCTCAGAGAAGCAATGGCAGTGATGCACATATTCCCAAACGAAGAGGTGTTTTTGTGCGTGGAGAGGCACTAAAGCCATCACTTGATACAATGTCAGAGACTTCCCAAATGATAAATCCTTCTCAAGGGGACAGTGGATATTCAGGCCCGGCACAAGTCTCAGGATCAACCGGGTTTACGTGGGCAAAAAGGCGAAAGGAGGACGCTACATCCACAATATCAGACGGATCAAAGAGCAAAATCAGTGCATTAGATCCATACTTTGCAAAATCATCTTACGTAACCAAAAAAGAGAATGATCTTTTATGCAGGGCTGTTGCCAATTCCATCGAGAGTGCCAAGTTTGCAATGAAGAGGCAGCAACGCCACCTTGACCGGCCGGATTCTTTCGACTCGTCTGAGACATACCATTCTCCTGACGTATCACCAGTATTTAGTCAAATAGGAGAAACAGATGCATTGAGCCCGAAATCCAATGCT GGTGGCAAAAGCAGAGGTGGCCACATTGAATTCTCAGGACCGTTGCTCCATCAACCACATAAATTTGATGAACTCCTGCATAAGAATGAAGGTCATATTCGTCGGACAGTTCGCAGATCAAGATTTGAAAGAG ATTGA